From the Limanda limanda chromosome 2, fLimLim1.1, whole genome shotgun sequence genome, one window contains:
- the LOC132995934 gene encoding malate dehydrogenase, cytoplasmic-like: MPEPIRVLVTGAAGQIAYSLLYSIAKGDVFGKDQPIVLVLLDIPPMLPVLDGVVMELQDCALPLLREVIPTDKVEVGFKDLDAAILVGSMPRKEGMERKDLLKANVAIFKTQGGALEKFAKKTVKVLVVGNPANTNCLIASKSAPSIPKENFSCLTRLDHNRASSQVAMRCGVSADKVKNVIIWGNHSSSQYPDVHHSKVNVHGSETGAYDAVKDDAWLRGDFISTVQLRGAAVIKARKLSSAMSAAKAICDHMRDIWFGTKEGEFISMGVYAAGNSYGIPEDLIYSFPIQIKNKTWKVVDGLSINDFSRAKMDATAAELVEERDTAMDFLSQ, encoded by the exons ATG CCTGAACCAATCCGAGTCCTGGTGACTGGCGCCGCCGGTCAGATCGCCTACTCTCTGCTCTACAGCATCGCCAAGGGAGATGTGTTCGGCAAGGACCAG CCGATCGTCCTGGTCCTGCTGGACATCCCCCCCATGCTGCCGGTGCTGGACGGAGTCGTCATGGAGCTGCAGGACTGTGCCCTCCCACTGCTGAGGG aGGTCATCCCCACTGACAAAGTGGAGGTGGGCTTCAAGGACCTGGATGCAGCCATCCTGGTGGGCTCCATGCCCAGGAAGGAGGGCATGGAGAGGAAGGACCTGCTGAAGGCCAACGTGGCCATTTTCAAGACTCAGGGCGGCGCCTTGGAGAAGTTCGCCAAGAAGACCGTCAAG GTTCTGGTGGTTGGAAATCCGGCAAACACCAACTGTCTGATCGCCTCCAAATCTGCACCATCGATCCCAAAAGAGAACTTCTCCTGCCTGACGCGCCTGGACCACAACAGAGCCTCCtcccag GTGGCGATGCGTTGCGGCGTGTCCGCTGACAAGGTGAAGAACGTCATCATCTGGGGGAACCACTCCTCCAGCCAGTACCCCGACGTCCACCACAGCAAGGTCAACGTCCACGGCTCGGAGACCGGCGCCTACGACGCCGTCAAGGACGACGCTTGGCTCCGAGGAGACTTCATCTCT acgGTGCAGTTGCGCGGTGCCGCCGTCATCAAGGCCCGGAAGCTCTCCAGCGCCATGTCCGCTGCCAAGGCCATCTGCGACCACATGAGGGACATCTGGTTCGGCACCAAGGAG GGTGAGTTCATCTCCATGGGCGTCTACGCTGCTGGAAACTCCTACGGAATCCCAGAGGACCTCATCTACTCCTTCCCCATCCAGATCAAG AACAAGACCTGGAAGGTGGTCGACGGTCTCTCCATCAACGACTTCTCCCGAGCCAAGATGGACGCCACCGCGGccgagctggtggaggagcgAGACACCGCCATGGACTTCCTGTCCCAGTGA